A single Desulfonispora thiosulfatigenes DSM 11270 DNA region contains:
- the fliD gene encoding flagellar filament capping protein FliD — translation MKIGGLASGMDTDSIVKDMMKVAKMPLDKLNQEKQWLEWQQEDYREINKSLFSFRDKLFDLKLQGTFQAKSASTSQDKVATVTAGNSATPGNYELQVNELAKGAFRTSTGKIDTGYIEGQTLAEQYSGAGWTKTTEEGKEVIKGQIRINDKVTIEFDAETDSIKDIAAKINEKMETTGVTAVFNADTNKFFLANVDSSFGKEIKVEGIDLEGTNNGAKLLTSLDAQMSTIKGLADFETKLKINGTEITFNRATDSFEQIAKKINEHEKDTGVRASYDKGTERFFFSTSTTGADAKIDFSGTTDKGLEFLDTIKIGATMESGTDKGKVAGLNAKVTLNGTDFEMAENKFTINGLTYELKGVNTTENPTTSIVITNDTGAVFDKIKEFVEDYNKLLEQVNGKMDEKKYRSFHALSKEEKEAMTDKEVELWEEKAKSGTLRNDSTLRDLLGKMRMATSSYLKDIDSEYNSLKSIGIATQNYYEGGKLHLDEDKLKKALNEDPDAVQKIFTLKGEDDKSLGIGDSLYDIVNNGTKAVVEKAGRVSIKGVDDSFLGKRLKNMQKSIASWEDRLVRIEDRYWSQFTAMEKALSQMNSQSSWLAQQFSQG, via the coding sequence ATGAAAATTGGTGGCTTAGCAAGCGGCATGGATACTGATAGTATCGTCAAAGATATGATGAAAGTAGCCAAAATGCCTTTAGATAAATTAAACCAAGAAAAACAATGGCTCGAGTGGCAGCAAGAAGATTACAGGGAAATCAATAAGTCTCTATTTAGCTTTCGGGATAAATTATTTGATTTAAAATTACAAGGAACCTTTCAGGCTAAAAGTGCCTCGACCTCACAGGATAAGGTAGCCACTGTAACGGCAGGTAATAGTGCCACTCCAGGTAATTATGAATTACAGGTAAATGAGTTAGCCAAAGGGGCATTTAGAACTAGTACGGGAAAAATAGACACAGGTTATATAGAAGGTCAAACCCTAGCCGAACAATATAGTGGAGCCGGCTGGACCAAAACCACTGAAGAAGGCAAAGAAGTAATTAAAGGTCAAATTAGAATAAATGATAAAGTGACTATTGAATTTGATGCTGAAACAGATAGCATCAAAGATATTGCTGCTAAAATAAACGAAAAGATGGAAACCACAGGAGTAACAGCTGTTTTTAATGCTGATACCAATAAGTTCTTTTTAGCCAATGTAGATAGTAGCTTTGGTAAGGAAATAAAAGTAGAAGGTATAGACCTTGAAGGTACAAATAATGGTGCAAAATTATTAACTTCTTTAGATGCCCAAATGTCTACAATTAAGGGACTTGCGGACTTTGAGACTAAGCTAAAAATTAACGGCACGGAGATTACGTTTAATAGAGCAACGGATAGTTTTGAGCAGATAGCCAAGAAAATCAATGAGCACGAAAAGGATACAGGGGTTAGAGCCTCTTATGATAAAGGTACGGAGAGATTTTTCTTTTCCACTAGCACAACAGGTGCAGATGCTAAAATTGATTTTAGCGGCACAACAGATAAAGGCTTAGAGTTTTTAGATACTATTAAAATCGGGGCTACTATGGAAAGTGGGACAGATAAAGGGAAAGTAGCAGGGCTAAATGCAAAGGTTACCTTAAACGGCACAGACTTTGAAATGGCCGAAAATAAATTCACAATTAATGGACTCACCTATGAGTTAAAAGGTGTAAATACTACCGAAAATCCTACGACTAGTATAGTCATTACTAATGATACCGGAGCTGTCTTTGACAAAATTAAAGAATTTGTGGAAGACTATAACAAACTCTTAGAGCAAGTAAATGGTAAAATGGACGAAAAGAAATACCGTTCTTTCCATGCTTTAAGTAAGGAAGAAAAAGAAGCCATGACCGATAAAGAAGTCGAGCTCTGGGAAGAAAAGGCTAAAAGTGGTACCCTCCGTAATGACAGCACTTTACGAGATTTACTAGGAAAAATGCGCATGGCTACTTCTTCTTATTTAAAAGATATAGATTCAGAATATAATTCTTTAAAATCTATTGGCATTGCTACTCAAAACTATTATGAAGGCGGAAAGCTTCATTTAGATGAAGATAAATTAAAAAAGGCACTTAATGAAGACCCCGATGCCGTGCAAAAAATCTTTACTTTAAAAGGTGAAGACGATAAGTCCCTAGGAATAGGAGATAGCCTTTACGATATTGTCAACAATGGTACAAAAGCCGTAGTAGAAAAAGCAGGTCGTGTAAGTATCAAAGGAGTAGATGATAGCTTTTTAGGTAAAAGGTTAAAGAATATGCAGAAATCCATCGCAAGCTGGGAAGATCGCTTAGTGAGAATAGAAGATCGCTATTGGAGTCAATTTACCGCCATGGAAAAAGCACTCTCCCAAATGAATTCGCAAAGTAGTTGGCTTGCTCAGCAATTTAGTCAGGGGTAG
- a CDS encoding flagellar protein FlaG, which yields MKVTSINSNSPVYNDAFKETNRKQEKENIQVVKSKDTAGSEEKKYNEENKYKAEQIIKAIETANKSLELTETRFEYSIHEKTKEIMVKVIDKNNDEVIREIPSEKILDMVASMWDLAGIFVDEKV from the coding sequence ATGAAAGTAACCTCTATAAATAGTAATTCTCCCGTGTATAATGATGCTTTTAAAGAAACAAATCGCAAGCAGGAAAAAGAAAATATCCAAGTCGTAAAAAGTAAAGACACCGCAGGTAGCGAAGAAAAAAAGTATAACGAAGAAAATAAATATAAAGCCGAGCAAATAATTAAAGCAATCGAAACGGCAAATAAATCCTTAGAACTCACAGAAACTCGTTTTGAATACTCTATTCATGAAAAAACTAAAGAAATCATGGTTAAAGTAATTGATAAAAACAATGATGAAGTAATCAGGGAAATCCCTTCGGAAAAAATATTAGACATGGTTGCCTCCATGTGGGACCTTGCGGGAATATTTGTGGATGAAAAAGTTTAA
- the csrA gene encoding carbon storage regulator CsrA translates to MLILTRKNNESFLIGEEIKISVLSIEGNKVKIGIEAPRDISIVREEIYEAVKSENITAGKITTAEIDFNLFNSTPKGDEEK, encoded by the coding sequence ATGTTAATTTTAACTAGAAAAAACAATGAATCTTTTTTAATCGGGGAAGAGATTAAAATATCCGTGCTGAGTATTGAAGGAAATAAAGTAAAAATAGGAATCGAAGCACCGAGGGATATTTCTATTGTGCGAGAAGAAATCTATGAAGCCGTAAAAAGTGAAAATATCACCGCCGGAAAAATAACTACCGCCGAAATTGATTTTAATTTATTTAATTCTACACCAAAAGGAGACGAGGAAAAATGA
- the fliW gene encoding flagellar assembly protein FliW, translating into MKIKTDRFGELEIRKEDILNFATGLLAFEHLHNFILVEVAENPVFKWLQSTEDSEIAFLVVDPFVIKGDYSVYLSENIRTELEITAEEDVIIYTIVSVPLGGLKDATTNLMGPLVLNAKAHKGKQIVLENKELTIKYPLFPKVETKKVCGG; encoded by the coding sequence ATGAAAATCAAGACCGACCGCTTTGGGGAACTAGAAATAAGGAAAGAGGATATTTTAAATTTTGCCACAGGTCTTTTAGCCTTTGAACATTTACACAATTTCATTTTAGTAGAAGTGGCAGAAAATCCTGTTTTTAAATGGCTCCAATCAACCGAAGATTCTGAAATCGCCTTTTTAGTAGTAGATCCCTTTGTCATTAAAGGGGATTATTCCGTATATTTAAGTGAAAATATTCGTACGGAATTAGAAATCACAGCCGAAGAAGATGTGATAATTTATACCATTGTTAGCGTACCCCTAGGTGGTCTGAAAGATGCGACCACAAATTTAATGGGACCTTTAGTGTTAAATGCTAAAGCCCACAAAGGCAAACAAATTGTCTTAGAAAATAAAGAATTAACGATTAAATACCCTCTCTTTCCAAAAGTAGAAACTAAAAAAGTGTGCGGAGGGTAA
- the flgL gene encoding flagellar hook-associated protein FlgL: protein MRVTNKIMTNTTLNNINTNLTRLQKLNEQMSSGKNVSRPSDDPIAVARIMSFKTIQSNQEQYDRNMDDAIGWLDTTDGALMNVNKVIQRVRELDIYGANGVIPDESREAIAMEIDKLVEEMAQIGNVSYGGRYIFGGGHTTEAPFKVNKDGNGEVESVDFIKSDFDKNKLNDTYKLEYEVEAGVNMNVSVGKLTFHTGADGKPGLNSIFSEMINLRKNLQAGNGEEITKAVGTFDKLHDNLLSEIASVGAMSKRMESAKERSFNFQLDLKNTLGKIEDVDYAKKSIEFKSQQAIYEAALMTSAKAIQPSLIQFLK, encoded by the coding sequence ATGCGAGTTACAAATAAAATTATGACTAATACGACTTTAAATAATATTAATACTAATTTAACAAGATTACAAAAATTAAATGAGCAAATGTCTTCAGGCAAAAATGTCTCGCGTCCTTCGGATGACCCTATTGCAGTAGCGAGGATTATGAGTTTTAAAACAATTCAAAGTAATCAAGAACAATATGACAGAAATATGGATGATGCTATCGGGTGGCTAGATACCACAGATGGTGCTTTAATGAATGTCAATAAGGTTATCCAAAGAGTCAGAGAGCTTGATATCTATGGGGCAAATGGAGTAATACCAGATGAATCTAGAGAAGCAATCGCCATGGAAATAGATAAATTAGTAGAGGAAATGGCCCAAATTGGTAATGTGAGTTACGGCGGACGATATATCTTTGGCGGAGGTCATACCACTGAGGCGCCGTTTAAAGTAAATAAAGATGGTAATGGAGAAGTAGAAAGCGTAGATTTTATTAAATCTGACTTTGATAAAAATAAATTAAATGATACCTATAAATTAGAGTATGAAGTAGAAGCAGGCGTTAATATGAACGTTTCCGTTGGAAAATTAACCTTTCATACAGGTGCTGACGGCAAGCCAGGTTTAAATAGTATATTTAGTGAAATGATTAATTTGCGGAAAAATCTACAAGCAGGTAATGGCGAAGAAATCACAAAAGCAGTCGGAACCTTTGATAAACTCCATGATAACCTACTTTCAGAAATTGCCTCCGTGGGAGCAATGAGTAAAAGAATGGAAAGTGCCAAAGAGAGGTCCTTTAACTTCCAATTAGATTTAAAAAACACTCTCGGAAAAATAGAAGATGTCGACTATGCAAAAAAAAGCATTGAATTTAAAAGTCAACAAGCCATTTATGAAGCAGCGTTAATGACCAGTGCCAAAGCAATCCAACCTTCATTAATCCAATTTTTGAAATAA
- the flgK gene encoding flagellar hook-associated protein FlgK, with the protein MSGLFFGINIGVKGLMAQQAAINVTSHNVANANTPGYTRQRAFMETSIPISGLGKGQLGSGVEIAEIQRLRDEFIDYQIRNETSKLGTNEAKSDALSQIETVFMEPSETGFNELMNDFWNGFQELSKYAESSPIRTTVKEVAVSLTDAFRHMSKQLTDFQTDTTKNMGIKVIDVNSLGRQIASLNDKIVNIKMSGDNPNDLLDKRDTLLNQLSGLGNITTTPRLDANGKPTGALDVKFGDQKLVDNITSNDVEFTDGKLVLKEKDGKTTDIKLADGELAGMLELNKTEGTDLGTDSIQFYKNKLDSLAVGIAKAVNEEHRKGTNLKEETGIDFFVFKDEKGDPITDLTKISAANIYLNSDIEKDVSRIAAAATPSDPGDFAKGNGEIALNIAKLQSAALKITGGNLEVTTGGGGTNFADYYKDMTAELGVATKEAHRMTENQGVLVNQLEMRQESLIGVSMDEEMANLISFQHAYQANAKVISTMDELLQTVINMVR; encoded by the coding sequence ATGAGCGGATTATTTTTTGGGATAAATATAGGAGTAAAGGGTTTAATGGCTCAGCAAGCAGCAATAAATGTAACTTCACATAACGTCGCAAATGCTAACACGCCTGGCTACACGAGGCAGAGGGCCTTTATGGAAACAAGTATCCCTATTTCAGGACTTGGTAAAGGTCAACTTGGTAGTGGGGTAGAAATAGCAGAAATTCAAAGATTAAGAGATGAATTTATTGATTATCAAATTAGAAATGAAACTTCAAAACTGGGTACTAATGAAGCCAAAAGTGATGCTTTATCGCAAATAGAAACAGTATTTATGGAACCTTCTGAAACAGGCTTTAATGAATTAATGAATGATTTTTGGAATGGCTTTCAGGAATTATCAAAATATGCCGAAAGTTCTCCCATAAGAACCACGGTAAAAGAGGTCGCCGTTTCCTTAACCGATGCTTTTAGACATATGAGTAAACAGTTAACTGACTTTCAAACGGATACAACTAAAAACATGGGCATTAAGGTCATAGATGTAAATTCCCTGGGCAGACAAATAGCTAGTTTAAACGATAAAATTGTAAATATTAAAATGAGCGGTGATAATCCTAATGATTTATTAGATAAAAGAGACACGCTCTTAAATCAGTTATCAGGTCTGGGAAATATTACAACCACGCCTAGGCTTGATGCAAATGGGAAGCCTACCGGAGCACTAGATGTGAAGTTTGGAGATCAGAAGTTAGTAGATAATATTACATCTAATGACGTTGAATTTACTGATGGTAAATTAGTTTTAAAAGAAAAGGATGGTAAAACCACGGATATTAAACTAGCTGATGGTGAATTAGCTGGAATGCTCGAATTAAATAAAACCGAGGGTACTGATTTAGGCACCGATTCCATCCAGTTTTATAAGAATAAACTTGATAGCCTAGCCGTAGGAATTGCAAAGGCAGTTAATGAGGAGCATAGAAAAGGAACTAACCTCAAAGAAGAAACAGGCATAGATTTCTTTGTGTTTAAAGATGAAAAAGGCGACCCAATTACAGATCTAACTAAAATTAGTGCTGCTAACATCTACTTAAACTCTGATATAGAAAAGGACGTTTCTAGAATAGCAGCCGCTGCTACGCCATCAGACCCAGGTGACTTTGCCAAAGGTAATGGCGAAATAGCTCTGAATATAGCAAAACTACAAAGCGCAGCTTTAAAAATAACTGGTGGTAATTTAGAAGTAACCACTGGTGGAGGCGGAACTAATTTTGCCGACTACTATAAAGACATGACCGCAGAACTAGGAGTAGCCACCAAAGAAGCTCATAGAATGACCGAAAATCAAGGCGTATTAGTAAATCAATTAGAAATGCGTCAAGAATCCTTAATAGGTGTATCCATGGACGAAGAAATGGCGAATTTAATTAGCTTTCAACATGCTTATCAGGCAAATGCCAAAGTAATTAGCACCATGGATGAATTGTTACAAACAGTAATCAATATGGTAAGGTAG
- the flgN gene encoding flagellar export chaperone FlgN, with translation MTIEINELLTILEQQSNVLQNLINLAESQVEILKVNNIEELKRHTVLQEEQGRKLALLERDRGVLLVKYQNQYQITITNITDLASHLSPEDLQKLTNISEKILIKHERLHTAQELNKLLLKQGLSYSKKMLKNILGEDNGVYGKSGTKENSKHQLMIDKSV, from the coding sequence GTGACTATTGAAATAAATGAATTATTAACTATTTTAGAACAGCAAAGCAATGTGCTCCAAAATTTAATAAATCTAGCAGAGAGTCAAGTTGAAATCTTAAAGGTTAATAATATCGAAGAATTAAAAAGGCACACCGTTCTTCAAGAAGAACAAGGTCGTAAACTGGCTCTTTTAGAACGAGATCGCGGGGTACTCTTAGTTAAATACCAAAATCAGTATCAGATTACTATCACAAATATCACGGATTTAGCGAGCCATTTATCGCCAGAAGATTTACAGAAATTAACCAATATTTCGGAAAAAATTCTGATAAAGCATGAAAGATTACACACAGCGCAAGAATTAAATAAGCTTTTATTGAAACAAGGACTTAGTTATTCCAAGAAAATGCTAAAGAACATTTTAGGTGAAGATAATGGGGTCTATGGTAAGAGCGGTACAAAAGAAAATAGTAAACATCAGTTAATGATAGACAAAAGTGTATAA
- the flgM gene encoding flagellar biosynthesis anti-sigma factor FlgM, giving the protein MKITGNIPKNIGNIYQKQQKAAPTKKTAETDVKKDSLELSNEAKKISELVQKTKDFPEIREEKIKEIKEQIKNNTYQVSPEQLAAKMLSKNRI; this is encoded by the coding sequence ATGAAAATCACGGGAAATATTCCAAAAAATATAGGAAACATCTATCAAAAACAGCAAAAGGCAGCGCCTACTAAAAAGACAGCCGAAACAGATGTGAAAAAAGACAGCTTAGAACTATCTAATGAAGCAAAAAAAATCAGCGAATTAGTGCAAAAGACTAAAGACTTCCCCGAAATTAGAGAAGAAAAAATCAAAGAAATTAAAGAACAAATTAAAAATAATACTTATCAGGTTTCGCCAGAACAATTAGCAGCCAAAATGCTTAGTAAAAATAGAATTTGA